A single genomic interval of Mariprofundus sp. NF harbors:
- the coq7 gene encoding 2-polyprenyl-3-methyl-6-methoxy-1,4-benzoquinone monooxygenase — protein MNKPFRNPTMADQFIGEIDRALNNIFCRQVSSRTYPASQVESEPAQLTAEEKRLAAGLMRVNHSGEMAAQALYQGQSLTARDPKLVDKLRHASIEESDHLNWCRSRLDELGERPSLFDPLWYAGSFAIGMAAGIAGDRWNLGFLAETEHQVVRHLNSHLDNLPANDSRSRAIVEQMKIDEQGHAELAEDLGAADLPQPIKQMMKLTSKVMTSVAEKI, from the coding sequence ATGAACAAACCATTCCGTAATCCGACCATGGCAGATCAGTTTATTGGCGAGATCGATCGCGCCCTGAATAACATCTTTTGCAGGCAGGTCAGCTCCCGCACCTACCCCGCTTCCCAAGTAGAGAGTGAACCAGCACAACTCACTGCTGAAGAGAAGCGATTGGCTGCTGGTCTGATGCGGGTGAATCACTCCGGAGAGATGGCTGCGCAGGCCCTCTATCAGGGGCAGAGCCTGACAGCACGCGATCCCAAGCTGGTGGACAAACTGCGTCACGCCTCGATTGAAGAGTCCGATCACCTGAATTGGTGTCGAAGTCGCCTGGATGAGCTGGGTGAACGTCCCAGTCTGTTTGATCCACTCTGGTATGCAGGTTCATTTGCCATCGGTATGGCAGCAGGCATTGCCGGTGACCGCTGGAATCTCGGGTTTCTGGCTGAAACAGAGCATCAGGTAGTGCGCCACCTCAACTCCCATCTGGATAATCTACCTGCCAATGACAGCCGCAGCCGCGCGATTGTCGAGCAGATGAAGATTGATGAGCAGGGTCATGCCGAACTGGCTGAAGATCTCGGTGCTGCCGATCTGCCACAACCGATCAAACAGATGATGAAACTGACCTCCAAGGTGATGACTTCCGTCGCAGAAAAGATATAG
- the ruvC gene encoding crossover junction endodeoxyribonuclease RuvC → MRIIGVDPGSVKTGVGIIDVQGNRLTHVHHAVIRTGKGDYDERLFVLYSGLSKIIADFKPESAAIEDVFVSKNVSSALKLGQARGALVAACGFHGLRVSPYSPTAVKQAVVGFGRADKDQVGHMIRMLLHPPEPCPEDAADALAVAICHAHHSPMQKMAGKK, encoded by the coding sequence TTGAGAATTATCGGGGTTGATCCTGGATCAGTAAAAACAGGTGTAGGCATTATAGATGTGCAGGGCAATCGCCTTACACACGTGCACCATGCCGTGATTCGTACCGGCAAAGGCGATTATGATGAGCGCCTGTTTGTTCTCTATTCAGGCCTGTCAAAGATTATTGCTGATTTCAAACCGGAGAGCGCTGCTATTGAGGATGTTTTTGTCTCCAAAAATGTCAGTTCAGCCCTGAAACTGGGTCAGGCACGCGGTGCTCTGGTGGCAGCCTGCGGCTTTCACGGACTGCGTGTAAGCCCCTACTCTCCCACAGCGGTGAAGCAGGCCGTGGTCGGTTTTGGTCGTGCAGATAAGGATCAGGTCGGTCATATGATTCGTATGCTGCTGCATCCGCCTGAGCCGTGCCCTGAAGATGCTGCAGACGCCCTTGCCGTAGCCATCTGCCATGCGCATCATTCACCGATGCAGAAAATGGCGGGAAAGAAATGA
- the ruvA gene encoding Holliday junction branch migration protein RuvA, with protein MIGWLSGTVRELDPAGLVIVETGGVGYEVALSLQTLCKLKQGGKAELSIHTYVREDQITLFGFANGAERTLFRKLTSVSGIGARMGLNLMSGMSTEELVLAIENADDLSISRTPGIGKKTAQRLILELQGKLDAGAVSSAGVSISNSHDDVRSALANLGYKPIQIDAALKKVEPADFETMFRNTLKALG; from the coding sequence TTGATCGGTTGGTTATCAGGTACAGTTCGAGAACTCGATCCGGCAGGCCTTGTTATCGTAGAGACCGGCGGTGTCGGTTATGAAGTAGCACTCAGCCTGCAGACCCTCTGTAAACTTAAACAGGGTGGCAAAGCTGAACTCTCGATCCACACCTATGTGCGCGAAGACCAGATTACCCTGTTCGGTTTTGCCAATGGTGCTGAACGCACCCTGTTTCGCAAGTTGACCAGCGTATCCGGTATCGGGGCCCGTATGGGGCTGAATCTGATGAGTGGCATGTCCACTGAAGAGCTGGTACTCGCTATTGAAAATGCTGATGATCTCTCCATCTCGCGCACGCCGGGTATCGGCAAAAAGACTGCGCAGCGACTCATTCTTGAGCTACAGGGCAAACTCGATGCAGGAGCTGTGAGCAGCGCAGGCGTTAGCATCAGCAACAGTCATGATGATGTGCGCTCAGCCCTTGCCAACCTCGGTTACAAACCCATCCAGATTGATGCCGCCCTGAAAAAGGTGGAACCGGCCGATTTTGAAACGATGTTCCGCAATACACTGAAGGCACTTGGATGA
- the ruvB gene encoding Holliday junction branch migration DNA helicase RuvB produces MSDLEEQRLIDGISTPTDNWDAALRPKSLDEYVGQEKIRANLKIYIQAAKARSESLDHVLLYGPPGLGKTTLANIIATEMGVNIRATSGPVIERPGDLAAMLTNIEEGDVLFIDEIHRLSPQVEEILYPAMEDFQLDIVIGQGPAARSIKMDIPRFTLIGATTRAGLLTNPLRDRFGVIERLEFYTHEQLARIVSRSASLLEIQTAAVGSLEIAKRSRGTPRIANRLLRRVRDFAEIEHEGLIDQAVADSSLQRLEVDHLGLDHQDRRLLLVIIDKYSGGPVGLDTLAASISEERDTIEDVLEPYLLQEGLIARTPRGRTATPLAYAHLKRELPGTGKQESLL; encoded by the coding sequence ATGAGTGATTTAGAAGAGCAGCGCCTGATCGATGGCATCTCAACACCCACGGATAACTGGGATGCTGCCCTGCGTCCCAAAAGCCTTGATGAGTATGTGGGACAGGAGAAGATCCGAGCCAATCTGAAGATCTATATTCAGGCGGCCAAAGCGCGCAGTGAATCACTTGATCATGTGCTACTCTATGGCCCGCCTGGACTGGGCAAAACTACCCTGGCCAATATCATTGCCACCGAGATGGGTGTGAATATTCGCGCCACCTCCGGCCCTGTTATTGAGCGCCCCGGTGATCTGGCAGCCATGCTGACCAATATTGAAGAGGGTGATGTACTCTTTATTGATGAGATTCACCGCTTAAGCCCGCAGGTGGAGGAGATTCTCTATCCGGCCATGGAAGATTTTCAGCTTGATATTGTGATTGGTCAGGGCCCTGCCGCCCGTTCGATCAAGATGGATATTCCCCGCTTTACCCTGATTGGTGCCACCACACGTGCAGGACTGCTGACCAATCCACTGCGTGATCGCTTCGGTGTCATTGAACGGCTGGAGTTCTATACGCATGAACAGCTGGCACGCATTGTCAGTCGCTCTGCCTCCCTGTTGGAGATCCAGACTGCCGCAGTCGGCTCACTGGAGATTGCCAAACGTTCACGTGGCACACCGCGTATCGCCAATCGCCTGTTGCGCCGTGTTCGCGATTTTGCCGAGATCGAACATGAAGGACTTATTGATCAGGCTGTTGCCGACTCATCACTGCAACGACTTGAGGTCGATCATCTCGGCCTTGATCATCAGGATCGACGCCTGTTGCTGGTGATTATTGATAAATACAGTGGTGGCCCGGTTGGTCTGGACACGCTGGCCGCCTCAATCTCAGAGGAGCGTGATACCATCGAGGATGTACTGGAGCCCTACCTGTTGCAGGAGGGGTTAATAGCCCGCACCCCGCGTGGCCGCACCGCCACACCGTTGGCCTACGCACACCTTAAACGTGAACTGCCGGGCACAGGTAAGCAGGAGTCACTGCTGTGA
- the ybgC gene encoding tol-pal system-associated acyl-CoA thioesterase, which produces MTSFSESWPIRVYYEDTDHGGVVYYANYLKYMERARSEFLRSAGLELDLIEAEFGVMFAVRQANVSYHAPARFNELLNVESALIEMRGARIAFKQHIYRQSDGLLLTEGDIQLACISRDGSVSRIPKIVIERLKSHLNRPEEISS; this is translated from the coding sequence GTGACCAGCTTCAGTGAATCGTGGCCCATCCGCGTCTATTATGAGGACACCGACCATGGTGGTGTTGTCTATTATGCCAACTACCTCAAATATATGGAGCGTGCACGCAGTGAATTCCTGCGCTCTGCAGGCCTTGAACTTGATCTGATCGAAGCAGAGTTCGGCGTGATGTTTGCCGTGCGTCAGGCCAATGTCAGCTATCATGCCCCTGCCCGTTTCAATGAGTTGTTAAATGTTGAGAGCGCACTGATTGAGATGCGTGGTGCCCGCATCGCCTTTAAGCAGCATATCTATCGCCAGTCTGATGGCCTTCTGCTCACCGAAGGTGATATCCAGCTCGCCTGTATCAGCCGTGATGGTAGTGTTAGCCGCATTCCCAAAATTGTAATTGAACGATTGAAAAGCCATTTAAACAGACCAGAGGAGATCTCTTCATGA
- the tolQ gene encoding protein TolQ yields the protein MNQDLSILTLILNAGFVVQGVLILLILLSLVSWAIIFNKWRLYSRTRRQAESFSKTFWSGTDMDTVLAGIPQQYPNSSLPNIFQAGYREFMRTRRDAKQSEAGKIIAAGGMDGIRRALDAAFSREMERLSRNLAFLATVGSTSPFIGLFGTVWGIVNAFQSIALTQNTSLTAVAPGIAEALVATAFGLIAAIPAVVAYNKFTADLKRLASNMEQFNSEFLNIISRHMKG from the coding sequence ATGAATCAGGACCTATCGATTCTAACCCTTATCCTGAATGCCGGTTTTGTCGTGCAGGGGGTACTTATCCTGCTGATACTGCTGTCGCTTGTCTCATGGGCGATTATCTTTAATAAGTGGCGCCTCTACAGCAGAACGCGCCGTCAGGCAGAGTCCTTCTCCAAAACCTTCTGGAGCGGTACCGATATGGACACCGTACTGGCTGGCATTCCGCAGCAGTATCCCAACTCATCACTGCCCAATATCTTTCAGGCCGGTTACCGTGAGTTCATGCGTACCCGTCGCGATGCCAAGCAGAGTGAAGCGGGCAAAATTATTGCCGCCGGTGGTATGGACGGTATCCGGCGCGCCCTTGATGCCGCCTTCTCCAGAGAGATGGAACGCCTATCCCGCAACCTCGCCTTTCTCGCCACGGTAGGTTCTACCTCCCCATTCATCGGCCTGTTCGGCACCGTATGGGGCATCGTTAATGCATTCCAGAGCATCGCCCTTACCCAGAACACCTCATTGACCGCTGTTGCACCGGGCATTGCAGAAGCACTGGTGGCAACCGCCTTCGGTCTGATTGCAGCGATTCCAGCTGTTGTCGCCTACAACAAGTTCACCGCTGATCTTAAGCGGCTGGCCTCGAACATGGAGCAGTTCAACTCCGAGTTCCTGAATATCATCTCCCGCCACATGAAAGGATAA
- the tolR gene encoding protein TolR produces the protein MWAGQSKWSKENEPMGEINVTPLVDVMLVLLIIFMVTAPLLTQGVNVDLPDAEAPAMQQNIEPLVVTIRANGDIFMQKQKQPISIKQLAPRIQAMRQQKPGLPVFIRGDAKTPYGRVAEVMSLLETAGIRKVGLVTEPRR, from the coding sequence ATGTGGGCCGGACAGAGTAAATGGAGTAAAGAGAACGAGCCGATGGGTGAGATCAATGTCACACCACTGGTGGATGTGATGCTGGTGCTATTGATTATCTTTATGGTCACGGCTCCCCTGCTCACCCAGGGTGTAAATGTTGACCTGCCGGATGCTGAAGCGCCTGCCATGCAACAGAATATTGAACCGCTGGTTGTGACCATTCGCGCCAATGGTGATATTTTTATGCAGAAGCAGAAGCAGCCGATCAGCATTAAACAGCTGGCCCCGCGTATCCAGGCGATGCGCCAGCAGAAACCGGGATTGCCCGTTTTCATCCGTGGCGATGCAAAAACACCCTATGGTCGTGTCGCTGAAGTGATGAGTCTTCTCGAAACAGCAGGCATCAGGAAAGTTGGTCTTGTCACTGAGCCGCGCCGTTAG
- a CDS encoding TonB family protein, with amino-acid sequence MSLSRAVRRVPAEDHSADLTKLDLLYAFLLHALILIVVVTLSFWQTQKKEQPLQRIEVMMISAKQLSAIEQQSRRKVKPVKKQEAKPKAVEKPKPKIKPKLEPVLKLEEKPKPKAKTEPKVVAKPKPKAVAKKVEDDFDPFAPIGSSSDRSSSTNKASTSRPDIANIAGQQLSKNEIERYVALMQAAVQEQWKVPASSDRLTDPLVEMVLAPSGAVVSVKVIESSGNDMMDASLIRAIQAAAPFQLPKQQFEYFRNNRLRFRPLK; translated from the coding sequence TTGTCACTGAGCCGCGCCGTTAGACGAGTCCCGGCCGAGGATCATTCAGCAGATCTGACCAAACTTGATCTGCTCTATGCGTTCCTGCTGCACGCTCTCATCCTGATTGTCGTGGTCACGCTCTCCTTCTGGCAGACCCAGAAAAAGGAGCAGCCGCTGCAACGCATTGAAGTGATGATGATCTCTGCCAAGCAGCTCTCAGCGATTGAACAGCAGTCGCGACGCAAGGTGAAGCCTGTAAAAAAGCAGGAGGCCAAGCCAAAGGCTGTTGAGAAGCCAAAACCCAAAATAAAACCAAAACTTGAACCTGTACTGAAGCTGGAAGAGAAGCCGAAACCCAAGGCAAAAACAGAACCTAAAGTGGTGGCAAAACCGAAACCCAAAGCTGTGGCAAAAAAGGTAGAGGATGATTTCGATCCTTTCGCCCCTATCGGCTCTTCATCAGATCGCAGCAGCTCAACCAACAAAGCCTCCACGTCACGCCCCGATATCGCCAATATCGCTGGCCAGCAGCTCTCCAAGAATGAGATCGAGCGTTATGTCGCGCTGATGCAGGCGGCGGTTCAGGAGCAGTGGAAGGTGCCTGCCAGTAGCGACAGACTCACAGATCCTCTGGTTGAGATGGTGCTTGCCCCCAGTGGCGCAGTCGTTTCCGTGAAAGTCATTGAGAGTTCGGGTAACGACATGATGGATGCATCACTGATCCGAGCGATTCAGGCTGCTGCACCATTCCAGCTGCCCAAACAGCAGTTCGAGTATTTCCGTAACAACCGACTCCGTTTCCGTCCACTTAAGTAG
- a CDS encoding SH3 domain-containing protein, whose translation MNRPDSKVENVMDLDEEFDTYGIKQANGITEAKRVSVKQMLALGVIGSLVLVWGLWPASDQSSAEQITVTAHYGNVRDTPDNSGKVISRVKMGETVYKLAEKDGWFHIRQTDSETTAWVHRSVFSPRLQVGVQLANIRKQPTAKGSIVTRLKKGDYVTKTGEQKGWYQVKLDSGKTAWAHSSVF comes from the coding sequence ATGAATAGACCAGACAGTAAAGTTGAAAATGTGATGGATCTGGATGAAGAGTTCGACACTTACGGCATTAAACAGGCCAATGGCATCACTGAAGCGAAACGCGTGTCTGTAAAGCAGATGCTGGCCCTGGGAGTGATTGGCTCACTGGTTCTAGTATGGGGGCTGTGGCCAGCATCGGATCAGAGCAGTGCTGAACAAATCACGGTAACAGCCCACTATGGCAATGTACGCGATACTCCGGATAACAGTGGCAAGGTGATCTCACGCGTTAAAATGGGTGAAACCGTTTATAAGCTTGCAGAGAAAGATGGTTGGTTCCATATCAGACAGACGGATAGTGAGACCACAGCCTGGGTACACAGATCGGTATTTTCTCCTCGACTGCAGGTTGGCGTGCAACTCGCTAATATTCGTAAGCAGCCGACGGCTAAAGGCAGCATCGTCACACGTCTGAAAAAGGGCGATTACGTCACCAAAACGGGTGAGCAGAAGGGGTGGTATCAGGTGAAGCTCGATAGCGGAAAAACTGCTTGGGCACATAGCTCAGTTTTCTGA
- a CDS encoding SH3 domain-containing protein produces the protein MSRSGSEIEHQGADLREQLHAIVNSEMDLFADVDKIAEVSQLQTEVNQFMANLQQRFDGYILEIERENASAAEAAEDEAVEAALAATAPTETEHLELNKDDVMNLEKEFGTYGITQANGIGEGKRTPRETVIQSLIGATIAVALMWVFWPTADHDVANDAVDLAKVESVKPVVTEKVAPVVTDKTAAVKAEEMAALKAVEDASIVVTTTEVMPQESKPELAVTEATPPKAVADTKISTADPVAKPIEKTKVEKQVAAKEPETVVNSIINTVMTSVEPMFAGEKIKVTAHFGNVRSAPDNSGKVVSRLKKGEEVYKLDEKDGWFQVRLDDEKTAWVHKSLFAPRLKVGVDVGNIRTQPTGKGKIVTRLKKGDYVTKTGEQKGWYQVKLDSGKTAWAHRSIF, from the coding sequence ATGAGCAGATCAGGTAGTGAAATAGAGCATCAGGGCGCAGACCTGCGAGAGCAGCTGCATGCCATCGTGAACAGCGAGATGGATCTCTTCGCAGACGTCGACAAAATTGCAGAGGTGAGTCAGTTGCAAACAGAGGTGAACCAGTTTATGGCCAACCTGCAGCAGCGTTTTGACGGTTATATACTCGAAATCGAGAGAGAGAATGCATCGGCAGCTGAAGCTGCCGAAGATGAGGCGGTCGAAGCCGCCCTTGCCGCAACAGCCCCGACAGAAACAGAACATCTCGAACTTAACAAAGATGATGTGATGAACCTGGAAAAAGAGTTTGGTACTTACGGTATCACTCAAGCCAATGGCATAGGAGAGGGTAAACGCACACCTCGCGAGACTGTGATTCAGAGTCTGATTGGTGCCACCATTGCAGTGGCGCTGATGTGGGTGTTCTGGCCAACAGCGGATCATGACGTTGCTAATGATGCGGTTGATCTGGCAAAGGTTGAGAGCGTGAAGCCTGTAGTCACTGAAAAGGTAGCACCTGTTGTCACTGATAAAACTGCTGCTGTGAAAGCCGAAGAGATGGCTGCACTCAAAGCTGTTGAAGATGCATCGATTGTTGTGACTACAACAGAGGTTATGCCTCAAGAGAGCAAGCCTGAGTTGGCTGTTACAGAAGCAACGCCACCAAAAGCGGTTGCTGACACAAAGATCAGCACTGCAGATCCTGTAGCTAAACCGATCGAGAAAACCAAAGTAGAGAAGCAGGTTGCTGCTAAAGAGCCTGAAACGGTTGTGAACAGCATCATCAACACAGTGATGACCAGTGTTGAGCCGATGTTTGCCGGTGAAAAAATCAAGGTAACAGCTCATTTCGGTAACGTGCGTAGCGCTCCTGATAACAGCGGCAAAGTGGTTTCACGCCTTAAAAAGGGTGAAGAAGTTTATAAGCTGGATGAGAAAGACGGCTGGTTCCAGGTCAGGTTGGACGATGAGAAAACAGCATGGGTACATAAATCCCTGTTTGCGCCACGTCTGAAGGTGGGTGTGGATGTTGGTAATATTCGTACGCAACCAACTGGCAAAGGTAAAATCGTGACTCGTTTGAAAAAGGGTGATTACGTCACCAAAACGGGTGAGCAGAAGGGTTGGTATCAGGTGAAACTTGATAGCGGTAAAACAGCCTGGGCACACCGCTCGATCTTTTAA
- a CDS encoding SH3 domain-containing protein yields MNDKSDSTADSKKSNIEKDNETGTFQQQLDVFMEQEESLLLDADGAGEAAVQDHLDHFVEDIDQQYEAGSGEDVDSELSHLDPFADEEMAAFEGESTQRSDHAATGRGSYGKLISGALATTALLVVAVVWFVWPSGPVNQYAVKHEPVVAEPTPPVMNVKPEAVVVEPEPEVAVIADVVVEPAAEKVIEEKAIAVETVAAETELQMPAVSDKTMKIGVSFGNVRALPQAGTKIVAKLPRHTPVLVVAKQGDWFQIRLSGDQSGWAHHSVLTEVKKPVVTTASAATTLLVVTVNVGNIRRDPHPKSQILYKLKQGTAVTRINIEGEWYQVRLDNGVEAWAHQSIF; encoded by the coding sequence ATGAACGACAAGAGTGATTCTACTGCTGACAGTAAAAAAAGTAATATTGAAAAAGACAATGAAACCGGAACATTCCAGCAGCAACTTGATGTATTCATGGAGCAGGAAGAGTCGCTTCTTCTGGACGCGGATGGGGCTGGAGAAGCGGCCGTTCAGGATCACCTCGATCACTTTGTTGAGGATATAGATCAACAGTATGAGGCTGGTTCGGGGGAAGATGTTGATAGTGAATTGTCTCATCTTGATCCGTTTGCAGATGAAGAGATGGCTGCTTTTGAAGGTGAATCAACACAACGTTCCGACCATGCCGCTACAGGCAGGGGCTCTTATGGCAAATTAATTTCAGGAGCATTGGCGACAACTGCGTTACTTGTTGTAGCTGTTGTCTGGTTCGTATGGCCATCAGGTCCTGTCAATCAGTATGCCGTCAAACATGAGCCGGTAGTTGCGGAACCGACTCCTCCCGTAATGAATGTGAAGCCAGAAGCCGTGGTAGTTGAACCAGAACCTGAAGTCGCAGTGATAGCGGATGTTGTTGTTGAACCGGCAGCTGAAAAGGTAATTGAAGAAAAAGCTATTGCTGTCGAAACAGTTGCGGCAGAGACCGAGCTGCAGATGCCTGCTGTTTCAGATAAAACAATGAAAATCGGGGTCAGTTTTGGCAATGTGCGTGCCCTCCCGCAAGCCGGCACAAAAATTGTGGCCAAGCTGCCACGTCACACGCCTGTGTTGGTTGTGGCCAAGCAGGGTGACTGGTTCCAGATTCGCCTTAGTGGTGATCAGAGCGGCTGGGCTCACCACTCTGTTCTGACAGAGGTTAAAAAACCTGTAGTCACTACAGCATCTGCGGCAACGACACTATTGGTGGTGACTGTAAATGTAGGCAATATTCGCAGGGACCCGCATCCGAAAAGCCAGATTCTCTATAAGTTGAAGCAGGGAACTGCTGTGACACGTATTAATATTGAAGGAGAGTGGTATCAGGTACGCCTGGATAACGGTGTTGAAGCGTGGGCTCATCAATCAATATTCTGA
- the hisJ gene encoding histidinol-phosphatase HisJ, translating to MTYRPVPDYHMHTPRCNHATGTVMEYAQAAIASGLTEIGMSDHSPMPDDFDKPWRMDRSEMPGYLKEVEQVRDALKEQLTVRIGLEADFHPGTEAYVAEMISSYNWDYVIGSVHYIGDWGFDNPDTIQIWDTWKIEDAYCAYFRLVQQSAESGLFDIIGHPDLIKKFGHRPPADSVAVKEAIEAMLQAVKKADVTLEISSAGLRKPVAEIYPHKAIVKRAAELGITFSYGSDAHAPGEVGHGSDACLALLESFGINEIASFKQRQRTMQAITHD from the coding sequence ATGACTTATCGCCCCGTCCCTGACTACCACATGCATACCCCGCGCTGTAACCACGCTACAGGCACGGTGATGGAGTATGCTCAGGCTGCTATTGCTTCCGGACTAACTGAGATCGGCATGTCGGATCACTCCCCTATGCCTGATGATTTTGATAAACCCTGGCGCATGGATCGCAGCGAGATGCCCGGCTATCTGAAGGAAGTGGAACAGGTCCGTGATGCGCTGAAAGAGCAATTAACAGTGCGGATTGGACTGGAAGCTGACTTTCATCCGGGTACAGAGGCCTATGTGGCTGAGATGATCAGTTCTTACAACTGGGATTATGTCATCGGCTCGGTGCACTACATCGGCGATTGGGGATTTGATAATCCCGACACCATCCAGATCTGGGACACATGGAAGATTGAAGATGCCTACTGCGCCTATTTCAGGCTGGTGCAGCAATCAGCTGAATCCGGCCTGTTCGATATTATCGGCCATCCCGACCTGATTAAGAAATTTGGACACAGGCCGCCTGCTGATTCTGTGGCTGTAAAAGAGGCTATAGAAGCGATGTTACAGGCTGTGAAAAAGGCTGATGTGACACTGGAAATCAGTTCAGCGGGTTTGCGTAAACCGGTGGCAGAGATCTATCCACACAAAGCGATTGTCAAACGTGCCGCTGAGTTGGGCATAACCTTCTCTTATGGCTCCGATGCACATGCTCCGGGTGAAGTCGGCCACGGCAGTGATGCGTGCCTGGCTCTGCTGGAATCCTTTGGTATCAATGAGATAGCCAGTTTTAAACAGCGCCAACGCACCATGCAGGCCATTACCCATGACTGA
- a CDS encoding SDR family oxidoreductase produces MTESDERQPAVLITGASGGFGLEFAKQIEPQGYRLILHGRDLPRLKMTLAALKHPERHQLVLADMTAKTGVASLLEAVAKEKLVGLVNNAGFGIWGTFERTGIVPQIDVIKTDLNAPIAITHALLPCLLRNSGFIINVSSLAGEAPLPYMSTYAAAKTGLTYWSESLRTELAGKLRIVTLAPGPSPTGFREVSGMPSGTGSFFRTPIPLIVEASLHSLAKGGGFCVPGWRHKVLFLLQKAVPRSIALKIMESQLRP; encoded by the coding sequence ATGACTGAGTCTGACGAGAGACAACCGGCAGTACTGATCACCGGAGCATCCGGTGGTTTCGGTCTGGAGTTCGCCAAACAGATTGAGCCGCAGGGGTACCGCTTGATTCTGCACGGGCGCGACCTGCCTCGTCTGAAAATGACACTGGCAGCCCTGAAACATCCCGAACGTCATCAACTTGTGCTGGCAGATATGACAGCTAAAACAGGCGTTGCCAGCTTGCTGGAAGCCGTTGCCAAGGAGAAGCTGGTCGGACTAGTCAATAATGCCGGTTTCGGCATCTGGGGCACCTTCGAGAGAACCGGTATCGTGCCACAGATCGATGTAATCAAAACCGATCTCAATGCCCCCATCGCCATCACCCATGCCCTGCTACCCTGCCTGCTAAGAAACAGCGGCTTTATCATCAATGTCTCATCACTGGCCGGTGAAGCGCCACTGCCCTACATGAGCACCTACGCTGCAGCAAAAACCGGGCTGACCTACTGGAGTGAATCACTGCGCACAGAGTTGGCTGGCAAGCTGCGGATTGTAACACTCGCACCGGGGCCATCGCCTACCGGATTCCGTGAAGTTTCGGGAATGCCGTCAGGGACGGGCAGTTTCTTTCGCACTCCGATTCCGCTGATTGTGGAGGCATCACTGCATAGTCTTGCCAAAGGTGGTGGCTTCTGCGTCCCGGGATGGCGCCATAAAGTACTGTTTTTATTGCAAAAAGCAGTTCCTCGCTCGATAGCCCTGAAGATCATGGAGAGCCAGCTTCGCCCCTGA